One stretch of Armigeres subalbatus isolate Guangzhou_Male chromosome 2, GZ_Asu_2, whole genome shotgun sequence DNA includes these proteins:
- the LOC134214866 gene encoding uncharacterized protein K02A2.6-like — translation MDTFCCQVTGSSLPTAALKSTFPNVFSEQLGLCSKTKVKLELKENIRPVFVPKRPVAYAMYDAVDLELDRLEKLNIITPVEYSEWAAPIVVVRKANGSIRICGDYSTGLNAALQPNQYPLPLPDDIFAKLANCKVFSQIDLSDAFLQVEVDEQHRRLLTINTHRGLYSYNRLPPGVKIAPGAFQQVIDTMLAGLECTSGYLDDVIIGGRTEEEHDRNLRAALKRIQDFGFTIRSEKCTFRKQQVKYVGLVIDARGLRPDPAKIEAIMKLPPPTNVSETRSFLGAINYYGKFVPNMRKLRYPLDNLLKAEAKFQWTAECQTAFEQFKRILSSDLLLTHYDPKREIIVSADASSVGLGATISHKLPDGTVKVVQHASRALTKAEQGYSQPDREGLAIVFAVTKFHKMLFGRHFRLQTDHQPLLRIFGSKKGIPVYTANRLQRFALNLLLYDFDIEYVPTHKFGNADLLSRLINQHVKPDEDYVIASLNLEEDLRSVVSNTVKVLPLNFRAVAQSTQADPLLRTVYHHVQHGWPQSKLPGSDIKRFQSRQESLSVVDGCILFAERLVIPSLHRKRCLEQLHGGHPGMQRMKALARSYVYWPSLDADIVNFVKTCQQCASVAKSPPHSLPVPRPNPTVPWQRVHIDYAGPIEGEYYLIVVDSFSKWPEIVQTNRITSAVTINILRGLFARLGMPTTLVSDNGTQFTSSEFANFCASNGIEHLTTAPFHPQSNGQAERFVDTFKRSVKKIREGRGSIQQALDISC, via the coding sequence ATGGACACCTTCTGCTGTCAAGTGACCGGATCTTCGTTGCCTACCGCTGCTCTCAAGTCGACTTTCCCCAACGTGTTCAGCGAGCAACTCGGCTTGTGCAGCAAAACGAAAGTGAAGTTAGAGCTGAAAGAAAACATTCGACCCGTTTTCGTCCCGAAACGTCCGGTTGCATACGCTATGTACGACGCCGTAGATCTTGAGCTCGACCGCCTAGAGAAGCTAAATATCATCACCCCGGTCGAATATTCAGAGTGGGCCGCTCCAATCGTTGTCGTCCGTAAAGCCAATGGTTCCATTCGAATTTGCGGAGACTATTCCACAGGGTTGAATGCAGCGCTTCAGCCAAACCAGTATCCGCTTCCCCTTCCGGATGATATTTTTGCCAAGCTGGCTAATTGTAAGGTTTTCAGCCAGATTGATTTGTCTGATGCCTTCTTGCAAGTGGAGGTTGATGAGCAGCACCGTAGGTTGCTCACGATCAACACGCATCGGGGTCTCTATTCCTACAATCGTCTGCCTCCCGGTGTGAAGATCGCGCCTGGGGCGTTTCAGCAAGTCATCGACACGATGCTAGCCGGCTTAGAGTGCACTTCCGGCTATTTGGATGATGTCATAATCGGCGGAAGAACGGAGGAAGAACACGATCGCAATCTACGGGCTGCTCTGAAGCGAATTCAAGATTTCGGCTTCACAATTCGTTCTGAAAAGTGCACATTTCGCAAGCAACAAGTGAAGTACGTAGGCCTCGTCATCGATGCTCGCGGGTTACGTCCAGATCCAGCTAAGATCGAGGCAATTATGAAGCTGCCACCTCCCACAAATGTGTCTGAAACGCGTTCGTTTTTGGGGGCCATCAACTATTATGGCAAGTTCGTCCCCAATATGCGCAAGCTACGGTATCCGCTCGACAATCTCCTCAAAGCTGAAGCGAAATTCCAATGGACTGCAGAGTGCCAAACAGCGTTTGAGCAATTCAAGCGAATTCTTTCCTCGGATCTACTCCTTACTCATTACGATCCTAAGCGGGAGATCATAGTGTCCGCCGACGCTTCTTCTGTCGGGCTCGGAGCAACGATCAGTCACAAGTTGCCCGACGGCACCGTCAAGGTCGTCCAGCATGCGTCTAGAGCACTCACGAAAGCCGAGCAAGGGTATAGTCAGCCGGATCGAGAAGGTTTGGCCATCGTCTTCGCTGTAACGAAGTTTCACAAGATGCTTTTCGGGCGGCACTTCCGACTGCAAACCGACCATCAGCCTCTGCTACGAATTTTCGGTTCCAAGAAGGGAATACCAGTGTATACTGCCAATCGCCTTCAACGCTTCGCTTTGAACTTGCTTCTCTACGACTTCGACATCGAGTATGTGCCAACTCACAAGTTTGGAAATGCAGACCTGCTCTCGCGATTGATTAACCAACATGTCAAGCCCGACGAGGATTACGTCATCGCGAGCCTCAACTTGGAAGAGGACCTTAGGTCAGTAGTGTCTAATACGGTTAAAGTTTTGCCTCTCAATTTCAGAGCCGTCGCGCAAAGCACCCAAGCAGACCCTCTGCTCCGAACAGTCTACCACCACGTTCAACACGGTTGGCCCCAGTCCAAACTTCCGGGGTCCGACATCAAACGGTTCCAATCCAGACAGGAATCGCTCTCCGTGGTAGATGGGTGCATCTTGTTTGCCGAACGGCTCGTCATTCCATCGCTACACCGCAAGCGATGCCTTGAGCAACTTCATGGTGGTCATCCCGGCATGCAGCGAATGAAAGCCCTTGCCAGGAGTTATGTCTACTGGCCCAGTTTGGATGCTGACATCGTGAACTTCGTGAAGACATGTCAACAATGTGCATCAGTGGCCAAATCACCTCCTCATTCTCTACCGGTGCCACGGCCAAATCCAACAGTTCCGTGGCAACGTGTCCACATTGACTACGCCGGTCCGATCGAAGGCGAGTACTACCTCATCGTTGTAGACTCGTTCTCAAAGTGGCCAGAGATCGTTCAAACCAACCGTATCACATCGGCAGTGACCATTAATATCCTTCGCGGATTGTTTGCTAGACTGGGTATGCCAACAACACTGGTCAGTGACAACGGTACCCAGTTCACTAGTTCCGAATTCGCCAATTTCTGCGCCTCTAACGGCATCGAACACCTGACAACGGCTCCTTTCCATCCACAATCGAATGGCCAAGCGGAGCGGTTCGTGGACACTTTCAAGAGATCTGTGAAGAAAATTCGAGAGGGAAGAGGATCGATACAGCAAGCACTGGACATTTCTTGCTGA
- the LOC134208750 gene encoding ubiquinol-cytochrome-c reductase complex assembly factor 1, translated as MLRSLSGRVSGLSIESTRTLLRCTAIRASTISAGNDNGKHRQYTMTTALVQQKALYSSSSPNAFPTHTTKTDEEKDGFIKRFIKKMGWIDNSRVRLRVSSCVLYESVADSINYNEFFTHFKMPDTFNTWFLITELHVWMLLVRAMAEGAEKDAAGRFMRNCIVETMWNDVTTRAKQLSAHNPSVVRPQVQLLSEQFQAALITYDEGISFDDRTLASALWRRFFSGHCKDYEQLELLVKYVRKQVAMLDETSRYDFAIKPKIKWLPLLENH; from the exons ATGTTACGATCTCTATCCGGAAGAGTCAGTGGG TTGTCGATTGAGTCTACTCGTACCCTACTCCGGTGCACTGCCATTCGAGCTTCAACAATCTCGGCCGGTAACGACAATGGAAAACATAGGCAATACACGATGACGACGGCACTGGTTCAACAAAAGGCACTTTACTCCAGCAGTTCGCCGAATGCATTTCCTACGCACACCACAAAAACCGACGAGGAAAAGGATGGCTTCATTAAACGATTCATCAAAAAGATGGGTTGGATCGACAACTCGCGCGTCCGTCTGCGGGTATCCAGTTGTGTCCTCTACGAATCGGTGGCCGACAGCATCAACTACAATGAGTTCTTCACCCACTTTAAAATGCCGGATACGTTCAACACCTGGTTCCTAATCACAGAGCTGCACGTCTGGATGCTACTGGTACGTGCCATGGCTGAGGGTGCCGAAAAGGATGCCGCCGGACGGTTCATGCGTAACTGTATTGTTGAAACTATGTGGAATGACGTGACAACCCGAGCGAAGCAATTGTCAGCACATAATCCGTCGGTGGTGAGACCCCAAGTACAGCTGCTGTCCGAACAATTTCAGGCCGCGCTGATTACCTACGATGAGGGAATCAGCTTCGACGATAGAACTCTAGCTTCGGCACTGTGGAGACGATTTTTCTCTGGACACTGTAAAGATTATGAACAGTTGGAGCTGCTGGTGAAGTACGTGAGGAAACAG GTGGCCATGCTAGACGAAACAAGTCGCTATGATTTTGCTATAAAGCCCAAGATAAAATGGTTACCATTGTTGGAAAACCATTAA
- the LOC134208995 gene encoding uncharacterized protein LOC134208995, whose translation MSINPTSEPFIPGTIPFSQYQEQLEWMFEHNNYTEDRYKTSFLAVCGTEVFSQLKLLFPGQSLRELTYKQITDKLKQRYDKKDSDVIHSYRFWTRRQGQYEKAVDFVLDVKHLAEQCEFGDFKSRAIRDVLVIGLNDRGLQKRLFDEDDLTAAKAEKIIVNQELASDRTLILSTDDDKKPGIVARLGRKDDKPYRQSRFRSRSRSDSRSWPSDSRRNDRYNNKNHYSEKQFVCSYCKKKGHVRKYCYRLRNKSPRKSQTSVKFLDSPKPSSSGTDGLFKRLKEDMESDSDDELPCMMIASVNKISEPCYVETIIEKKRITMEIDSGSAESVISENMYMRCFKNLPLESCNKRLVVIDGKS comes from the coding sequence ATGTCTATTAATCCTACATCTGAGCCTTTTATCCCCGGTACTATTCCCTTTTCCCAATATCAAGAGCAATTAGAGTGGATGTTTGAGCATAATAACTATACGGAAGATAGATATAAAACCTCGTTTTTGGCTGTTTGCGGTACCGAGGTGTTTTCTCAGTTAAAGCTTCTGTTTCCAGGACAAAGTTTGAGAGAATTAACATATAAACAAATCACGGATAAATTGAAGCAACGCTATGATAAAAAGGACTCAGATGTTATCCATAGTTACCGATTTTGGACACGTCGGCAGGGGCAATATGAGAAGGCAGTAGATTTTGTTTTAGACGTTAAGCATTTAGCAGAACAGTGTGAGTTTGGCGATTTTAAAAGCAGAGCAATTAGAGATGTGCTAGTTATCGGCTTGAATGATCGAGGTTTACAAAAGAGACTTTTTGATGAGGATGATTTAACTGCGGCCAAAGccgaaaaaataattgttaatcAGGAGCTTGCTTCTGATAGAACACTGATTTTAAGTACCGATGATGATAAAAAACCTGGTATAGTAGCTCGTTTAGGTCGTAAAGATGATAAACCTTATCGCCAATCTAGATTCAGGAGCAGAAGTAGAAGTGACAGCAGAAGTTGGCCCAGTGATAGTCGCAGAAATGACAGATATAACAATAAGAACCATTATTCCGAAAAACAATTTGTGTGCTCTTATTGTAAGAAAAAAGGGCATGTTAGAAAATATTGTTACCGACTAAGAAACAAAAGCCCTCGCAAATCTCAGACAAGTGTAAAGTTTTTAGATTCTCCCAAACCGTCAAGTTCGGGAACTGATGGATTATTCAAGCGTTTAAAGGAAGATATGGAGTCAGATTCTGACGATGAACTGCCGTGTATGATGATTGCATCTGTGAATAAAATCAGTGAACCTTGTTATGTAGAAACAATAATTGAAAAGAAGAGAATAACTATGGAAATTGATAGTGGATCGGCTGAAAGCGTTATCTCCGAGAATATGTACATGCGGTGCTTTAAAAATCTGCCTCTAGAATCATGCAATAAGCGTTTAGTAGTTATTGATGGAAAAAGCTGA